Proteins from one Lacrimispora sphenoides genomic window:
- a CDS encoding ABC transporter substrate-binding protein gives MAHYINITDTIYDITEKFPETIGLFVANGFEQLNNPIMRNTLGKTVTLEMALSMRKLNQELFIEKLEETINQNLPDLTSGLTPTRKEEGGDIRIEGVLPCPIRLPLLEKFEAWMASQKDSMDYKVDYNLKSANLGLDDVKERIIAADGNADALSDLYLSAGFDLFFDKNLMGRYRDSGTFEDISDMKQINPDFDNDAISLKDPKNQYAIIGIVPAVIMVNTAVLGDRPFPESWADLMKPEFENSVSMPMKDLDMFNAFLLHIHRYYGDDGIEKMGKSLLRSMHPAQMVKSHISKDGNKVPAVTISPYFFASMADEKSPLRPVWPKDGAIISPIFLLASTKNREKVKPFVDFLYSREIGEILSSNGKFPSTNPLVDNHLKPDQKFMWLGWDYIHSHDIGALIKTTEQLFYQAAEKEAL, from the coding sequence ATGGCACATTATATAAATATTACTGACACCATTTACGATATAACCGAAAAATTCCCCGAAACAATCGGACTGTTTGTTGCAAATGGTTTTGAGCAATTAAACAATCCAATCATGCGCAACACCCTTGGTAAGACGGTCACTCTGGAAATGGCCTTATCCATGAGAAAGCTAAATCAGGAGCTTTTTATAGAAAAACTGGAAGAAACCATTAACCAAAACCTTCCGGACCTCACTTCCGGACTTACCCCTACGAGAAAAGAAGAAGGCGGTGATATCCGCATTGAAGGGGTACTCCCCTGCCCCATTCGCCTTCCTCTTTTGGAAAAGTTTGAAGCCTGGATGGCTTCCCAGAAGGATTCCATGGACTATAAGGTGGACTACAATTTAAAATCTGCCAACCTTGGACTTGATGATGTAAAGGAACGGATCATCGCCGCAGACGGCAACGCTGATGCCTTATCCGATCTCTATCTTTCAGCTGGCTTTGACTTGTTTTTTGATAAAAACCTGATGGGACGTTACCGGGATTCCGGTACCTTTGAAGATATTTCTGATATGAAACAAATAAATCCTGATTTTGACAATGACGCCATTTCTTTAAAAGATCCAAAAAACCAATATGCCATCATCGGCATTGTTCCTGCGGTTATTATGGTGAATACCGCTGTTTTAGGAGACCGTCCGTTTCCTGAAAGCTGGGCGGATTTAATGAAGCCTGAATTTGAAAACAGCGTCAGCATGCCAATGAAGGACTTGGACATGTTCAACGCATTTTTGCTGCATATCCACCGGTATTACGGGGATGATGGCATTGAAAAAATGGGAAAGTCTCTTTTGCGCAGCATGCATCCGGCCCAGATGGTAAAATCCCATATATCAAAGGATGGAAACAAGGTTCCCGCTGTTACGATTTCCCCTTACTTTTTTGCCAGTATGGCAGATGAGAAAAGTCCCCTCCGGCCCGTATGGCCAAAGGATGGTGCGATCATCAGCCCGATTTTCCTTTTGGCAAGTACAAAGAACAGGGAGAAGGTCAAACCATTTGTGGACTTCCTGTATTCCAGAGAAATAGGTGAAATCCTTTCCTCTAACGGGAAATTTCCTTCTACCAATCCGCTGGTAGACAACCACTTAAAACCAGATCAGAAATTCATGTGGCTTGGCTGGGATTATATTCACAGCCATGATATCGGAGCGCTTATCAAGACTACAGAACAGCTGTTTTATCAGGCAGCGGAAAAGGAGGCTTTATGA
- a CDS encoding carbohydrate ABC transporter permease, protein MKKHQRIILRVLFTVVIGALAVSMVTPFLWMLSASMKLPLDVMKLPIEWIPKYFYPDNYKKVWNVGGLAVRDYHFGLAYWNSIKIAVINLTGSVLTSTLAGYAFAKIKFRGRNILFLIYLATMMIPSQVTLIPKFVMFNKMGLTGTHLTLILPGLITITGTFLMRQYFMQIPDELRESARVDGAHEFLIWLKIMVPIAKPNMASLAMVVFLWNWNSYLEPLVFLSDWRLYTIPIALTNFIEESVTEYNLVMAAAASALIPAFLVFLLGQKFLVKGLVAGAVKG, encoded by the coding sequence ATGAAGAAACATCAACGGATCATCCTTAGGGTCCTATTTACCGTAGTCATAGGGGCTCTGGCTGTCTCCATGGTCACCCCGTTTTTATGGATGCTTTCGGCATCAATGAAGCTTCCTCTGGATGTCATGAAGCTTCCGATTGAATGGATACCAAAATATTTTTATCCTGATAATTACAAGAAAGTGTGGAATGTGGGAGGCCTGGCAGTCAGGGATTACCATTTCGGCCTAGCATATTGGAACTCCATAAAGATCGCCGTCATCAATCTGACGGGATCAGTGCTTACCAGCACTCTGGCAGGGTATGCCTTTGCTAAAATAAAGTTCAGAGGACGGAATATCCTCTTCCTGATCTATCTGGCCACCATGATGATCCCCAGTCAGGTGACCCTGATCCCCAAGTTTGTTATGTTTAATAAAATGGGGCTCACCGGAACCCATTTAACCCTTATTCTTCCGGGGCTGATTACCATTACAGGCACATTTCTCATGCGCCAGTATTTTATGCAGATTCCGGATGAACTGAGAGAGTCGGCAAGGGTAGATGGGGCCCACGAGTTTCTCATATGGTTAAAGATCATGGTTCCTATTGCTAAGCCTAATATGGCATCTCTTGCAATGGTGGTGTTCCTGTGGAACTGGAACAGTTATCTGGAGCCATTGGTATTTTTAAGCGATTGGCGATTGTATACAATTCCTATTGCCCTTACGAATTTTATAGAAGAGAGTGTGACGGAGTATAATCTGGTCATGGCAGCAGCGGCCTCTGCCCTGATTCCGGCTTTTCTCGTATTTTTACTGGGGCAGAAGTTTCTTGTCAAGGGCTTGGTGGCTGGTGCAGTGAAAGGATAA
- a CDS encoding ATP-binding cassette domain-containing protein yields MMELSLDQLLKEYPFVSSYFEQNRLDIAGYGDKTFREYLEHFTEEELEDQAIDKEKLLSNLPVYLEQMSAFLGLEKSNRVLSMTILAGNDKSGNPEGFTELTVETSQIISIVGPTGSGKSRLLADIEWAAQKDTPTGRSILINGKKPDNKWRFSSNNRLVAQLSQNMNFVMDLTVEEFLRMHAVSRLVENPQTVIEQIILAANHLAGEKFDITTPVTSLSGGQSRALMIADTAILSSSPIVLIDEIENAGIDRKKALELLISSDKIVLMATHDPLLALMADKRIIIKNGGISKVLDTSEEEKLLLEELEKMDSLIQTARQELRKGSTLSAKTLDIGL; encoded by the coding sequence ATGATGGAATTAAGCTTAGACCAGCTTCTTAAGGAATATCCCTTTGTAAGCTCATACTTTGAACAAAACAGACTGGATATTGCAGGGTATGGAGATAAGACCTTCCGGGAATATTTAGAACATTTTACAGAGGAGGAATTAGAGGACCAGGCCATTGACAAGGAAAAACTCCTGTCCAATCTTCCTGTTTACTTAGAACAGATGAGTGCATTTCTGGGTCTTGAAAAAAGCAACCGGGTCCTTTCCATGACAATCCTGGCGGGAAATGACAAATCCGGCAATCCGGAAGGCTTTACAGAACTAACGGTGGAAACCTCTCAGATTATATCCATCGTAGGGCCTACAGGGTCCGGCAAAAGCCGCCTTTTGGCAGATATCGAATGGGCGGCGCAAAAGGATACGCCTACAGGCCGCAGCATTTTGATCAACGGAAAGAAGCCGGATAATAAATGGCGTTTCTCCTCCAACAACCGGCTGGTGGCACAGTTATCCCAGAACATGAATTTTGTTATGGACCTTACGGTAGAAGAATTTTTAAGGATGCATGCCGTAAGCCGTCTGGTGGAGAATCCCCAAACTGTTATTGAACAGATCATCCTGGCCGCCAATCATCTGGCAGGTGAAAAATTTGACATAACCACTCCTGTCACCAGTTTAAGCGGAGGGCAGTCCAGAGCCCTGATGATCGCAGATACTGCTATTTTAAGCTCTTCTCCCATTGTTCTTATCGATGAAATCGAAAATGCCGGAATTGACCGTAAAAAGGCTCTTGAGCTACTGATCTCCTCCGATAAGATCGTGTTAATGGCAACTCACGATCCTCTACTGGCACTTATGGCAGACAAGCGGATCATCATTAAAAACGGCGGTATCAGCAAAGTCCTGGATACCAGCGAGGAAGAAAAGCTCTTGTTAGAGGAGCTTGAAAAGATGGATTCCCTGATACAGACTGCACGTCAGGAGCTGCGTAAGGGAAGTACCTTGTCTGCGAAAACCCTGGACATAGGACTATAA
- a CDS encoding FAD-dependent oxidoreductase, which translates to MKYITENKREIPVIREVDVLVLGGGPAGIGAAVAAAREGAVTMLVEQAGDVGGIATAGLMSHWTGSTEGGFYEEILSRSAEFSGEGRQIINPERLKTVFLRMLMEAGVSLRLYTFASDVIMEGNVIKGAILESKSGREAVLAKIVIDATGDGDIAAKAGAPYFKGREGDGLMQPATIMFKVAGVDEERGVFPGGFEESFDLPDGDLQELGKKHLPEPAGHVLLYKTTLPGVVTCNMTNCTGVDGTNAEDLTKATLVCREQMEKIVAFLRKYVPGFENCYIISSASLVGIRETRHFKGVETIRPQDILEARVFDNWVVAKACFNFDVHNLTGNGLDETGSQKHFPQTKGYTIPYGCFVPLEIDNLYLAGRNISGTHMAHSNYRVMPICANMGQAVGIAAAMCAASETVPRDLEVKKIQSRLMELGVNP; encoded by the coding sequence ATGAAATATATAACGGAAAATAAGAGAGAGATACCTGTAATACGTGAGGTGGATGTGCTGGTGCTGGGGGGAGGACCGGCAGGAATCGGGGCAGCGGTTGCAGCGGCAAGAGAAGGCGCTGTGACCATGCTGGTGGAGCAGGCAGGAGATGTGGGAGGAATTGCCACGGCAGGACTTATGAGCCACTGGACGGGAAGCACGGAAGGGGGATTTTACGAGGAAATCCTGAGCCGTTCGGCAGAGTTTTCCGGGGAAGGACGGCAGATCATTAATCCTGAGCGCTTAAAGACGGTTTTTCTCCGCATGCTTATGGAGGCAGGGGTAAGTCTCAGGCTGTATACTTTTGCCAGTGATGTTATTATGGAGGGGAATGTGATCAAGGGAGCGATCCTGGAAAGCAAGTCTGGCAGGGAGGCTGTTCTTGCGAAGATCGTCATTGACGCTACAGGTGATGGTGACATAGCGGCAAAGGCCGGGGCTCCCTATTTTAAGGGCAGAGAAGGCGACGGACTCATGCAGCCGGCTACAATCATGTTTAAGGTGGCAGGCGTTGATGAGGAGAGAGGTGTTTTTCCCGGCGGCTTTGAAGAAAGCTTTGACCTTCCCGACGGGGATTTACAGGAGCTGGGGAAGAAGCATCTGCCAGAGCCTGCGGGACATGTGCTCCTTTACAAGACAACGCTTCCGGGAGTGGTCACCTGCAATATGACCAACTGTACCGGAGTGGACGGTACAAATGCCGAGGATCTGACGAAGGCAACCCTTGTATGCAGAGAGCAGATGGAGAAAATAGTTGCTTTCCTTAGAAAATATGTACCGGGCTTTGAAAACTGTTATATCATCAGCTCTGCATCCCTGGTAGGAATCAGGGAAACAAGGCATTTTAAGGGAGTGGAGACCATTCGTCCGCAGGATATCCTGGAGGCCAGGGTATTTGACAACTGGGTGGTGGCAAAGGCCTGCTTTAATTTTGATGTACACAATTTAACCGGCAATGGCCTAGACGAAACCGGCAGTCAAAAGCATTTTCCTCAGACAAAAGGGTATACCATCCCTTACGGCTGTTTCGTACCATTGGAAATTGACAATCTGTATCTGGCGGGAAGAAATATTTCAGGAACCCACATGGCCCATTCCAATTACCGGGTCATGCCGATCTGCGCCAATATGGGGCAGGCGGTGGGGATTGCAGCAGCCATGTGCGCCGCTTCTGAAACAGTGCCCAGAGACCTTGAAGTGAAAAAGATTCAGAGCCGCCTTATGGAATTGGGGGTGAATCCGTGA
- the nirJ2 gene encoding putative heme d1 biosynthesis radical SAM protein NirJ2, with protein sequence MIVSWMTTNQCNLKCKHCYQDAGSKKADELTTEEAKRLIDEIARAGFRIMIFSGGEPLMRPDIYTLVSYAAGVGLRPVFGTNGMLITEEAAKNLKKCKAAVMGISLDSLDEQKHNGFRGDENAYRLTLEGIENCKKAGLPFQIHTTVMDWNQEEVEDIIDFSVKSGAVANYLFFLIPVGRGRYLEETSLKVKEYERLLQTIMKKQKEVPIDIKPTCAPQFTRVAKELEVDTRFTRGCLAGLSYCVVSPVGKVRPCAYMVEEAGDIRKEPFDEIWKNSSLFKTLRTRNYKGTCRDCIYKEECGGCRARAGYYHDGDYMAEDSYCAYGKQLCKEGALIN encoded by the coding sequence ATGATCGTTTCGTGGATGACAACAAACCAGTGTAATCTTAAGTGCAAGCATTGTTACCAGGATGCCGGCAGTAAAAAGGCAGATGAATTAACAACGGAAGAAGCCAAAAGGCTGATCGATGAAATCGCCAGGGCTGGTTTTCGCATTATGATATTCAGCGGAGGGGAACCGTTAATGCGCCCGGATATCTATACCCTGGTATCCTATGCAGCCGGTGTGGGCCTTCGACCTGTTTTTGGCACCAACGGTATGCTGATTACGGAGGAAGCGGCTAAGAATTTAAAGAAATGCAAAGCTGCAGTCATGGGGATCAGCCTTGACAGCCTGGATGAACAAAAACATAACGGATTCAGGGGAGATGAAAATGCATACCGGCTGACTTTAGAGGGAATCGAAAATTGTAAAAAAGCCGGCCTGCCCTTTCAGATACATACTACGGTCATGGATTGGAATCAGGAGGAAGTGGAAGATATTATTGACTTCAGCGTGAAATCAGGCGCTGTAGCAAATTACCTGTTTTTTCTGATTCCGGTTGGCAGAGGGAGATATTTAGAAGAAACCTCGCTGAAAGTCAAGGAGTACGAAAGGCTTCTGCAGACTATCATGAAGAAGCAGAAGGAAGTTCCCATTGATATCAAACCCACCTGTGCCCCTCAATTTACAAGAGTGGCAAAGGAGCTGGAAGTTGATACCCGTTTTACCAGAGGCTGCCTGGCCGGACTTTCCTACTGCGTGGTAAGCCCTGTTGGAAAGGTCCGCCCCTGTGCCTATATGGTTGAGGAAGCAGGAGATATCCGCAAAGAACCGTTTGATGAAATATGGAAAAACAGCAGCCTGTTTAAAACCCTGCGCACCCGGAATTACAAGGGGACATGCCGTGACTGCATTTACAAAGAAGAGTGCGGAGGCTGCCGTGCGCGGGCAGGATATTATCATGACGGCGATTATATGGCAGAAGACAGCTATTGCGCTTACGGAAAACAATTATGCAAAGAAGGTGCCTTAATAAATTGA
- a CDS encoding GTP-binding protein — MNLIIVSGPPSSGKTSVILKTIASYQSRNIKVGVVKFDCLYTDDDAAYEKAGIPVKKGLSGALCPDHFFASNIEEVVNWGNEEKLDLLITESAGLCNRCSPYLKEIKGVCVIDNLSGINTPKKIGPMLKSADFVVITKGDIVSQAEREVFASCVSSVNPRAVTMHVNGLTGQGAYELGSLLYDENQNIESVQGMQLRFPMPSALCSYCLGETRIGEAFQMGNVKKINLGADKT; from the coding sequence ATGAATCTGATTATTGTATCAGGCCCCCCTTCCTCCGGGAAGACGTCTGTGATATTAAAAACCATCGCCTCTTATCAGAGCAGAAATATAAAGGTAGGTGTTGTCAAATTTGACTGTCTTTATACGGATGACGATGCTGCCTATGAAAAAGCCGGTATACCGGTAAAAAAGGGGCTTTCCGGTGCCTTATGCCCAGACCATTTCTTTGCTTCCAATATTGAAGAGGTGGTAAATTGGGGCAATGAGGAAAAGCTGGATTTACTCATCACAGAATCCGCCGGTCTTTGCAACCGCTGTTCCCCCTATTTAAAGGAAATCAAGGGAGTTTGCGTCATTGACAATCTTTCCGGCATCAATACTCCGAAAAAGATCGGCCCCATGTTAAAATCCGCTGATTTTGTGGTGATTACAAAGGGGGATATCGTGTCCCAGGCGGAACGTGAGGTTTTCGCCTCCTGTGTAAGCTCCGTAAATCCCCGTGCCGTCACCATGCATGTAAACGGCTTAACCGGGCAGGGAGCCTACGAGCTTGGAAGCCTTCTCTATGATGAAAACCAAAACATTGAATCCGTCCAGGGCATGCAGCTTCGCTTCCCTATGCCTTCTGCTCTCTGCTCCTATTGTCTTGGAGAAACAAGGATCGGAGAAGCATTTCAGATGGGAAACGTTAAAAAAATCAATTTGGGGGCAGATAAGACATGA
- a CDS encoding carbohydrate ABC transporter permease, whose product MKKIRLSRQLKVDLTGYAFILPNIIGVCLFTLFPMIFSLIISFTNWDYTKGIGNWDFIGLKNFIDMWQDGWFTSSLINTIIFAVGVVPVTVFLALVLAVIIDKYCVARLPMRLALFMPYISNIVAVAIVWVMMYSPWGPFTQMVKLFGVENPPQWLGDTTWALPALMLMTVWSGVGYANMIYTSALQGLPQDVYEAADIDGAGEVQKFFKLTIPFLSPTTFFLIITTFITSFQVFAPIQIMTRGGPGTATNVLVYYIYTSAFTFYKMGYASAMSWILFLILFGITMFQWAGQKKWVSY is encoded by the coding sequence ATGAAGAAAATCAGGCTTAGCAGACAGTTAAAGGTGGATCTAACCGGCTATGCTTTCATTCTGCCCAATATTATCGGTGTATGCCTTTTTACCTTATTTCCCATGATCTTTTCTCTGATCATCAGCTTTACGAACTGGGATTATACCAAAGGGATCGGCAACTGGGATTTTATCGGACTTAAAAATTTTATTGACATGTGGCAGGATGGATGGTTTACCAGTTCCCTGATTAACACCATCATTTTTGCGGTTGGAGTGGTACCGGTGACCGTTTTTCTGGCACTGGTGTTAGCGGTCATCATTGATAAATACTGCGTTGCCAGACTTCCCATGAGGCTGGCGCTTTTTATGCCCTACATATCCAATATCGTAGCGGTTGCCATTGTTTGGGTGATGATGTATTCCCCCTGGGGGCCATTTACCCAGATGGTGAAGTTATTTGGAGTGGAGAATCCTCCTCAGTGGCTTGGAGATACAACCTGGGCTTTGCCCGCGCTGATGCTTATGACCGTATGGTCAGGAGTGGGATATGCCAATATGATCTATACATCGGCACTTCAGGGACTTCCTCAGGATGTTTATGAGGCGGCGGATATTGACGGAGCAGGAGAGGTTCAGAAATTCTTTAAGCTCACGATCCCGTTTTTATCGCCTACTACATTTTTCCTGATCATTACTACGTTCATCACTTCGTTCCAGGTGTTTGCGCCTATTCAGATCATGACAAGAGGCGGCCCCGGAACGGCCACCAATGTATTGGTTTACTATATTTACACTTCGGCCTTTACCTTCTACAAGATGGGATATGCTTCCGCCATGTCGTGGATATTGTTCTTGATCCTCTTTGGCATAACCATGTTCCAATGGGCGGGGCAGAAAAAATGGGTCAGCTATTAA
- a CDS encoding ABC transporter substrate-binding protein: protein MRKWKKLGALGMASLMAMSVMAGCQSGQKTEQVTASAETAKTDESKTEAPKAGNGEPVVLRMWGGVPAEAGPQAVCDNFNQLYKDKGIQVEYERFVNDDTGNLKLETNLLSGDGVDLYMTYSTDVLTKRAEGNMALDLSELIARDDFQLTKYFGTLAEAYYINGKPYSIPTKLDQYGIVLNEDMFEAAGIEIPTEWTFDEFREIAKKLTHGEGQDKVYGMFWNSQQDLTYLFTYLVAQTSGGDPMYKNDKETSFDDPVVLKSVELINNMMNVDKTSPTHTDSVTQKLSQESMFLTGKSAMTVGPWIVRSVKDQASYPHDFKTAFAPYPVVEKGQRNYTQGGYGDHLCINPKSQNIEAAWEFAKWYANEGMLPVVEGGRVPASNTYNALEVTEAFVMGAEDYLDAETTQKILITPADNYAVPSITNHIAEVKKIAVEELEGIFIGKQTAEEGMNKAKARADELLQK, encoded by the coding sequence ATGAGAAAGTGGAAAAAGTTAGGGGCACTCGGCATGGCATCTCTAATGGCAATGTCAGTGATGGCCGGCTGCCAGAGCGGCCAGAAAACAGAACAGGTAACTGCGTCTGCGGAGACGGCTAAAACAGATGAATCAAAAACAGAAGCGCCAAAAGCAGGAAATGGAGAACCTGTAGTTTTGCGGATGTGGGGAGGCGTTCCTGCGGAAGCTGGTCCTCAGGCTGTTTGTGATAATTTTAACCAGCTCTACAAGGACAAAGGGATACAGGTAGAGTACGAACGGTTTGTAAATGATGATACGGGAAATTTAAAGCTGGAAACAAATCTTCTCTCAGGAGACGGTGTGGACCTTTATATGACATACAGCACCGATGTTCTGACAAAGCGCGCGGAAGGTAACATGGCACTGGATCTTTCGGAACTGATTGCCCGTGATGATTTCCAACTGACAAAATATTTCGGGACCCTGGCAGAGGCGTATTACATAAACGGAAAGCCTTATTCCATTCCTACAAAGCTGGATCAGTATGGAATCGTTTTAAATGAAGACATGTTTGAAGCAGCCGGGATTGAGATTCCTACGGAATGGACATTTGACGAATTCCGTGAGATCGCCAAAAAGCTTACTCATGGAGAAGGTCAGGATAAGGTATACGGCATGTTTTGGAATTCCCAGCAGGATCTGACCTATCTTTTCACTTACCTGGTGGCCCAGACAAGCGGCGGAGATCCTATGTATAAAAATGACAAGGAAACCAGCTTTGATGATCCTGTAGTGCTTAAATCCGTTGAGCTGATCAATAACATGATGAATGTGGATAAAACATCTCCTACTCATACGGATTCTGTGACCCAAAAGCTGTCTCAGGAAAGCATGTTCCTGACCGGAAAATCTGCGATGACGGTGGGCCCGTGGATTGTAAGAAGCGTTAAGGACCAGGCCAGTTATCCCCATGACTTTAAGACGGCATTTGCTCCTTATCCTGTGGTGGAAAAAGGACAGAGAAATTATACCCAGGGAGGCTATGGCGACCATTTGTGCATCAATCCAAAGTCCCAGAACATTGAGGCAGCATGGGAATTTGCAAAATGGTACGCTAACGAGGGAATGCTTCCCGTAGTGGAAGGAGGCCGGGTGCCGGCTTCCAATACTTATAATGCCCTTGAGGTAACAGAGGCGTTTGTCATGGGAGCCGAGGATTATTTAGATGCGGAAACTACCCAGAAGATCCTTATAACACCGGCAGACAATTACGCGGTACCTTCCATCACCAACCATATTGCAGAGGTAAAGAAAATCGCGGTGGAAGAACTGGAAGGGATATTTATCGGAAAGCAGACGGCGGAGGAAGGTATGAATAAAGCCAAAGCCAGAGCTGATGAGCTTTTGCAGAAATAA
- a CDS encoding FAD-dependent oxidoreductase, producing the protein MNTYHYDFVVVGGGMSGICAAIAAARRGAKTALIHDRPVLGGNASSEIRMHICGADHHMAVSNARETGIIEEILLENKRRNPEMVYPIFDSVLWEKIHYQENLTLYLNTHMTEVLCDGDRIEAVCALQMTTEKTFRIFGTQFLDATGDGVLGAKAGAEYRIGRESSSQYGESLAPEKEDPYTMGNSLMFKARDMGHEVPFIKPFWANTYTEEQLRLRDHSDVTSGYWWIELGGGERDVISQGEELRDDLLKAVFGVWDHIKNGGEHGAERMELEWVGFLPGKRESRRLIGDYVLTEKDCLESTRFDDAVAYGGWPMDIHTVEGFLNESDDPTVWNQVNGIYSIPYRCLYSKNIRNLFLGGRAISCSHVAFSSTRVMGTCAVVGQAVGTAASMAVKRNLGPREILDCVGELQQELLKDGCYIPFVVNQDADDFARQAVVTATHHIPGCEPEKAVNGVARTVAEESNCWRAAMEDRPSLLLSLPGKTPIREICLVLDSNLSREITPSINQGVLSRQKSGPPSELLKEYEVDILLEGEVVEHIAAQSHGQRLQQLLIGGTVGDTIRISPISTYGSREAGIFEVRIYSCK; encoded by the coding sequence GTGAACACATATCATTATGACTTTGTCGTAGTCGGAGGCGGTATGTCCGGCATCTGCGCGGCCATTGCTGCCGCAAGAAGAGGTGCGAAAACGGCCTTGATCCACGACAGGCCTGTTTTAGGCGGCAATGCCAGCTCCGAAATCCGGATGCATATCTGTGGGGCAGACCATCACATGGCGGTTTCAAATGCCCGTGAAACCGGAATAATAGAAGAAATACTTCTGGAAAACAAGCGGAGAAATCCAGAGATGGTGTATCCGATTTTTGATTCCGTTCTATGGGAAAAGATTCATTATCAGGAAAACCTGACCCTTTATTTAAATACTCATATGACGGAGGTCTTGTGCGATGGTGACAGGATCGAGGCGGTATGTGCTCTGCAGATGACAACCGAGAAAACGTTCCGCATTTTCGGTACTCAGTTTTTGGATGCCACGGGTGACGGCGTTCTGGGGGCTAAGGCGGGAGCGGAGTACCGGATTGGAAGGGAAAGCAGCTCCCAATATGGAGAGTCCCTTGCTCCGGAAAAAGAAGACCCCTATACCATGGGAAATTCCCTCATGTTCAAGGCTCGGGACATGGGACATGAGGTGCCCTTTATAAAGCCTTTCTGGGCCAATACCTATACCGAGGAGCAGCTTAGGCTGAGGGATCACAGTGATGTCACCTCCGGGTATTGGTGGATCGAGCTGGGAGGCGGAGAACGGGATGTAATTTCCCAAGGGGAAGAGCTTCGGGATGATCTGTTAAAGGCTGTATTTGGAGTATGGGATCATATTAAAAACGGCGGAGAACACGGTGCGGAGCGTATGGAACTGGAATGGGTTGGCTTTCTGCCTGGAAAAAGAGAAAGCCGCCGGCTCATAGGAGATTATGTTCTGACAGAAAAGGATTGTCTGGAGAGCACCCGGTTTGATGATGCCGTAGCCTATGGGGGCTGGCCTATGGATATCCATACGGTAGAAGGCTTTTTAAATGAGAGCGATGATCCAACGGTCTGGAACCAGGTAAACGGCATATACTCCATACCCTACCGGTGCTTGTATTCAAAAAACATCCGGAACCTGTTTTTAGGAGGCAGGGCAATCAGCTGTTCCCATGTGGCATTTTCCTCCACAAGGGTTATGGGAACTTGTGCGGTCGTTGGTCAGGCGGTAGGTACGGCCGCTTCCATGGCAGTAAAAAGGAATCTGGGGCCGAGGGAAATCCTTGATTGTGTGGGGGAACTGCAGCAGGAGCTTTTAAAGGATGGCTGCTATATCCCCTTTGTTGTCAACCAGGATGCTGATGATTTCGCCAGGCAGGCAGTGGTGACAGCGACCCACCATATTCCGGGATGTGAGCCGGAAAAGGCGGTAAACGGAGTGGCAAGAACGGTGGCTGAAGAGTCAAACTGCTGGCGTGCAGCCATGGAAGACCGCCCTTCCCTGCTCCTATCCCTGCCAGGGAAGACGCCTATCCGGGAAATATGTCTGGTACTGGATTCCAATTTAAGCAGGGAGATTACTCCTTCCATAAACCAGGGCGTGCTATCCAGACAGAAGTCCGGGCCGCCGTCGGAGCTTTTAAAAGAATATGAAGTGGATATCCTTCTGGAAGGGGAAGTTGTGGAGCATATTGCGGCCCAGTCCCATGGACAGAGACTTCAGCAGCTCTTAATAGGCGGTACGGTAGGAGACACCATCAGGATCAGCCCAATTTCTACATATGGAAGCAGGGAAGCAGGGATCTTTGAAGTGAGGATTTATTCCTGTAAATAA